Proteins from one Prosthecobacter sp. genomic window:
- the rpsF gene encoding 30S ribosomal protein S6: MNRKYEALIVLDTKGKEETVDSLVSTISKDMEKSGLKLEQIDNMGKRKFPFNPRHVEAGHFVNIQFTGEPAAVDSLRAKLKLNENVYQQYYLKRSA, from the coding sequence ATGAACCGCAAATACGAGGCACTCATCGTGCTCGACACCAAAGGCAAAGAAGAAACCGTTGACTCCCTCGTCAGCACCATCAGCAAGGACATGGAAAAGTCCGGCCTGAAGCTCGAGCAGATCGACAACATGGGCAAACGCAAGTTCCCCTTCAACCCGCGCCACGTTGAGGCCGGTCACTTCGTGAACATCCAGTTCACTGGCGAGCCTGCCGCCGTGGACAGCCTGCGCGCCAAGCTGAAGCTCAATGAAAACGTCTATCAGCAGTACTACCTGAAGCGCAGCGCCTAG
- a CDS encoding ribose-phosphate pyrophosphokinase, with the protein MNESLKILSGSAHPTLSKAIAENLNMELCAAELTTFPDGETFVQIHENIRGGDVFIVQPTCPPTNQNLMELLIMVDAVRRASAARITAVLPFFGYARQDRKDRPRVPITAKLVANLLVAAGVNRVLTVDLHAGQIQGFFDIPVDHLYAAPILMKTIREREISDLVVVSPDVGGIKMTHAFAKALKAPMAIVAKNRVSAEEVEAHSVIGDVAGKNVLLVDDLTETAGTLTAAADLLLKHGAKTIYAGVSHAVLGEKGRARIAKSPIVELLATNSTPQATGEKVTALDIAPLLAQAIARIHGNESVTSLFDTRG; encoded by the coding sequence ATGAATGAAAGTTTGAAAATCTTGAGTGGTTCCGCACATCCAACGCTGTCGAAGGCGATTGCAGAAAACCTGAATATGGAGCTGTGTGCGGCCGAGCTGACCACCTTCCCGGACGGCGAGACCTTTGTGCAAATCCATGAGAACATCCGCGGTGGTGATGTTTTCATCGTGCAGCCGACCTGCCCGCCGACCAATCAGAACCTGATGGAGCTGCTCATCATGGTGGATGCCGTGCGCCGCGCCAGCGCCGCGCGCATCACCGCCGTGCTGCCATTTTTTGGTTATGCCCGCCAGGACCGCAAGGACCGCCCGCGCGTGCCTATCACCGCGAAGCTCGTGGCAAACCTGCTGGTGGCGGCGGGGGTGAACCGCGTGCTCACCGTCGATCTGCATGCCGGTCAGATTCAGGGCTTCTTCGACATTCCGGTGGATCATCTGTATGCCGCGCCCATTTTGATGAAGACGATCCGTGAGCGTGAGATCAGCGATCTCGTGGTCGTTTCGCCCGATGTGGGTGGCATCAAGATGACCCACGCCTTTGCCAAAGCACTCAAGGCACCAATGGCCATCGTCGCAAAAAACCGTGTCAGTGCCGAGGAGGTCGAGGCTCACAGCGTCATCGGCGATGTGGCGGGCAAAAACGTCCTGCTGGTCGATGACCTGACCGAAACCGCCGGAACCCTCACCGCCGCCGCCGACCTGCTGCTGAAGCATGGAGCGAAAACGATCTACGCGGGCGTCTCCCACGCCGTGCTGGGTGAAAAAGGCCGCGCCCGGATCGCCAAATCACCCATTGTCGAGCTGCTGGCCACGAACTCCACCCCCCAGGCGACCGGGGAGAAAGTCACCGCGCTGGACATCGCCCCCCTGCTGGCCCAGGCCATCGCCCGCATCCACGGCAATGAGTCCGTGACATCCCTGTTTGACACACGGGGGTAG
- a CDS encoding STAS domain-containing protein yields MKPTLRTHPNAVVIELEGDADLATVPEFQKLVREQMKAKAKRLIIDFAKVTFVNTPVWAVVVEYFQHASGVGSEFALTGIHGRVEASFKIVRLGDFITHLPTVDDALNATDLTSKR; encoded by the coding sequence ATGAAACCCACTCTTCGCACTCACCCAAACGCTGTTGTCATCGAACTGGAGGGCGACGCCGATCTCGCAACGGTGCCTGAGTTTCAGAAACTCGTGCGCGAGCAGATGAAGGCGAAGGCGAAGCGGCTGATCATCGACTTTGCGAAGGTCACGTTTGTGAACACTCCCGTTTGGGCCGTGGTGGTCGAGTATTTCCAGCATGCCAGCGGTGTGGGCAGCGAGTTTGCGCTCACCGGCATCCACGGACGTGTGGAGGCCTCGTTCAAGATCGTGCGCCTTGGTGATTTCATCACACACCTGCCCACAGTCGATGACGCGCTGAACGCCACCGATCTGACCAGCAAGCGTTAA
- the pth gene encoding aminoacyl-tRNA hydrolase has protein sequence MASGADPTSSSGLNAPRLIVGLGNPGETYRDTRHNIGFMVLDEIARRLGAAFREEKRWTGLVAKFSGGHLLKPFTFMNESGRSAQAVGHFYKVAPAQTLVVYDDVDLPLGRMRFRTGGSAAGHNGIRSLISSLGSEDFPRLKVGIAPADGRPAGERMVGHVLGKFRAEEQPELQNVIQRAADAVLSAVERGLDSAMNVFNRQPES, from the coding sequence GTGGCTTCCGGCGCGGACCCAACGAGCAGCAGCGGCCTAAATGCGCCGCGCCTCATTGTCGGCCTCGGCAATCCTGGCGAAACCTACCGCGACACCCGCCACAACATCGGATTTATGGTGCTGGACGAAATCGCACGACGCTTGGGAGCCGCCTTCCGCGAGGAAAAGCGCTGGACCGGGCTCGTCGCGAAATTCAGCGGCGGTCATTTGCTCAAGCCGTTCACGTTCATGAACGAAAGCGGCCGTTCCGCCCAGGCTGTCGGCCATTTCTACAAGGTCGCGCCCGCTCAAACACTCGTTGTTTACGACGATGTCGATCTGCCCCTCGGCCGCATGCGTTTCCGCACCGGCGGCTCCGCGGCCGGTCACAACGGCATCCGCTCCCTCATTTCCTCTCTCGGCAGCGAGGATTTTCCACGCTTGAAGGTCGGCATCGCCCCGGCCGACGGTCGTCCTGCCGGTGAACGCATGGTCGGCCATGTGCTGGGCAAATTTCGTGCTGAAGAGCAGCCCGAGCTGCAAAACGTCATCCAGCGAGCCGCTGATGCCGTGCTATCCGCAGTTGAACGCGGCCTGGACAGCGCCATGAATGTCTTCAACCGACAACCCGAATCTTAA
- a CDS encoding lysophospholipid acyltransferase family protein produces the protein MAKIRIKSAGKIIAWIMRGIGVTLRWEIRDDAGVFDASRRGWIWSFWHNRMFLIPWLHHKWFAHVPGTILTSPSGDGQIIADICESFGIEAERGSSSKPEKGMSALIALAKKSNEGYEIGITPDGPRGPLHRVQPGIVKLAQLTGVPIIPVHLHYSHFIQFKTWDEFLLPLPFAKVTLVFDKPHAVPRRMTEEEFEQKRLALEDVMRFGTTLENLQRAR, from the coding sequence ATGGCCAAAATCCGCATCAAGTCCGCCGGAAAAATCATCGCATGGATCATGCGCGGCATTGGCGTGACTTTGCGTTGGGAAATTCGCGATGATGCGGGTGTCTTCGATGCCTCACGTCGTGGCTGGATCTGGTCCTTTTGGCATAACCGCATGTTTCTCATCCCGTGGCTGCACCACAAGTGGTTCGCCCATGTCCCCGGCACCATTTTGACCAGCCCCAGCGGCGACGGGCAGATCATCGCCGACATCTGTGAGAGTTTTGGCATCGAAGCCGAGCGCGGATCGAGTTCCAAGCCTGAGAAAGGCATGAGCGCCCTCATCGCGCTGGCCAAGAAATCCAACGAAGGCTACGAGATCGGCATCACACCCGACGGTCCGCGTGGTCCGCTGCATCGCGTGCAGCCCGGCATCGTGAAGCTGGCGCAGCTCACCGGCGTGCCGATCATCCCCGTGCATCTGCATTACAGCCACTTCATTCAGTTCAAGACCTGGGATGAGTTCCTCCTGCCGCTGCCCTTTGCCAAGGTCACGCTGGTCTTCGACAAGCCGCACGCCGTTCCGCGCCGCATGACCGAGGAGGAATTCGAGCAGAAGCGGCTCGCATTGGAAGATGTGATGCGTTTTGGAACCACCCTTGAAAATCTTCAGCGTGCCCGTTAG
- a CDS encoding 50S ribosomal protein L25 translates to MAKILDLQAEVRTVSGTGAVKRMRKAGNIPAALYGSKVKPSNIQVHGKTFSKLLEGSASDNILVSLKIAGIAEDQLALVQEVQHDYLRGGILHVDFHAVAADEEIHANVPVVIVGEAKGQKHGGLVEAIHHEIEVRCLPKDLPESIQIDVSNLEIDQGIHIREINFPEGVTCRLGADVVIVMCEEPKVEVEPEPVAAAAPAAGAAPAAGAAPAAGAAAPAAGAKPAAGAAAAKPAAKK, encoded by the coding sequence ATGGCCAAAATTCTCGATCTCCAAGCAGAAGTACGCACCGTTTCCGGAACAGGTGCTGTAAAGCGCATGCGCAAAGCTGGCAACATCCCCGCCGCTCTCTATGGCAGCAAGGTGAAGCCCTCCAACATCCAGGTGCATGGCAAGACCTTCTCGAAGCTGCTCGAAGGCAGCGCCTCGGACAACATCCTCGTCTCCCTGAAGATCGCCGGCATTGCGGAAGACCAGCTCGCCCTCGTTCAGGAAGTGCAGCACGACTACCTGCGTGGTGGCATCCTGCATGTCGATTTCCACGCTGTGGCTGCCGATGAAGAGATTCACGCCAACGTCCCCGTCGTCATCGTGGGCGAAGCCAAGGGCCAGAAGCATGGCGGTCTTGTCGAAGCCATCCATCACGAGATCGAGGTGCGCTGCCTGCCGAAGGATCTTCCGGAAAGCATCCAGATCGACGTTTCCAATCTCGAAATCGACCAAGGCATCCACATTCGCGAAATCAACTTCCCAGAAGGCGTCACCTGCCGTCTCGGTGCTGATGTCGTCATCGTCATGTGCGAAGAGCCGAAGGTGGAGGTCGAGCCCGAGCCAGTTGCCGCCGCTGCTCCTGCCGCTGGTGCTGCCCCCGCAGCCGGCGCCGCTCCTGCCGCCGGTGCCGCTGCTCCTGCCGCTGGCGCCAAGCCCGCCGCTGGTGCCGCCGCTGCCAAGCCTGCCGCCAAGAAATAA
- a CDS encoding ATP-binding cassette domain-containing protein, translated as MPSSTPASIVGEPIIEVDSLVRHFGTQKVLDGVSFKVYAGDTFVIMGGSGCGKSTLLRHLIGTEKPTSGSIKVFGQEITTMRAEALQKLRGRYGMLFQSGALLQSLTVAENVALPLIEHTQLDAGLIDTVVKMKLEQVGLTGHGHKKPSEISGGMKKRAALARALALDPPLVFSDEPTAGLDPIMTAVVDELTQRLTQKIGATVVVVTHDMNSVFRIGTRIVMLGTGPNQGRIIAAGTPAEIKASPNPAVQQFINGDPEGDGTDDSGELLYREMLLGKN; from the coding sequence ATGCCGTCTTCCACACCAGCTTCCATCGTTGGCGAGCCGATCATCGAGGTCGATTCGCTGGTGCGGCATTTTGGCACGCAGAAGGTGCTCGATGGCGTGAGTTTCAAAGTGTATGCCGGTGACACCTTCGTCATCATGGGCGGCAGCGGTTGCGGCAAAAGCACGCTGCTGCGTCATCTCATCGGCACCGAGAAGCCCACCTCCGGCAGCATCAAGGTTTTCGGCCAGGAGATCACCACGATGCGCGCTGAGGCGCTGCAAAAACTGCGCGGGCGCTACGGCATGCTGTTTCAATCCGGCGCGTTGCTGCAATCCCTCACCGTCGCGGAAAATGTGGCGCTGCCGTTGATCGAGCACACCCAGCTCGATGCCGGATTGATCGACACCGTGGTCAAAATGAAGCTGGAGCAGGTCGGATTGACCGGTCACGGCCACAAAAAGCCCTCCGAGATCAGTGGTGGCATGAAAAAACGCGCCGCACTTGCCCGGGCGCTCGCCTTGGACCCGCCGCTCGTGTTCAGCGACGAACCGACCGCCGGACTCGACCCCATCATGACCGCTGTGGTCGATGAACTCACGCAGCGCCTCACGCAGAAGATCGGCGCCACGGTCGTCGTCGTCACTCATGACATGAACAGCGTCTTCCGCATCGGCACGCGCATCGTCATGCTCGGCACCGGCCCGAATCAGGGCCGCATCATCGCCGCAGGCACGCCGGCGGAGATCAAGGCGAGCCCCAATCCCGCCGTACAGCAGTTCATCAACGGCGATCCCGAAGGCGACGGCACCGACGACTCTGGCGAGCTGCTGTATCGCGAAATGCTCCTCGGAAAAAACTGA
- a CDS encoding aspartate kinase yields the protein MALIVQKYGGTSVGNPERIRNCARRILETQRAGNQVVAVVSAMSGVTDNLIKLAREVSPEREPVEREMDVLLATGEQTTIALTAMAINALGGKAVSLTGAQAGISTDRVHTKARIVNITPDAVKKMLDEGNIVMLAGFQGETASGEITTLGRGGSDLTAIAMAAAIKADLCQIYTDVDGVYTCDPRVVKTAQKIPEISYEEMLEMASSGSKVMQSRSVEFANKFGVRFEVRNSMNHNPGTIVKEETPGMESVVVRGVSLERNQAKVTIDDVADRPGISAAIFGAIASANVIIDMIVQNVSFDGITDISFTLSAADLAKAEAALKAVLPGLGDKAQLRTQSSIAKLSVVGIGMRSHSGVAAKMFKALADAKINIQMISTSEIKTAVIVDEIEIENAARVVHTAFGLDA from the coding sequence ATGGCCCTCATCGTCCAGAAATACGGCGGCACCTCCGTCGGCAATCCCGAGCGCATTCGCAATTGCGCACGTCGCATCCTGGAAACGCAGCGCGCGGGCAATCAGGTCGTCGCTGTCGTCTCCGCCATGTCGGGCGTGACGGACAACCTCATTAAGCTGGCCCGGGAAGTCTCCCCCGAACGTGAACCGGTCGAGCGTGAGATGGATGTACTCCTCGCCACCGGCGAGCAGACCACCATTGCCCTCACCGCCATGGCCATCAATGCCCTCGGCGGCAAGGCGGTGTCCCTCACCGGCGCACAGGCTGGCATTTCCACCGACCGCGTCCATACGAAAGCCCGTATCGTCAACATCACGCCGGACGCGGTGAAGAAGATGCTCGATGAAGGCAACATCGTTATGCTCGCCGGTTTCCAGGGCGAGACCGCCAGCGGCGAAATCACCACGCTGGGCCGTGGCGGCAGTGATTTGACCGCCATCGCCATGGCCGCGGCCATCAAGGCCGACCTCTGCCAGATCTACACCGATGTCGATGGTGTCTATACATGCGATCCGCGCGTGGTGAAGACCGCGCAGAAGATCCCCGAGATCAGCTACGAGGAGATGCTCGAAATGGCCTCCTCCGGCTCCAAGGTGATGCAGAGCCGCAGTGTCGAGTTTGCCAACAAATTTGGTGTGCGCTTTGAAGTGCGCAACAGCATGAACCACAACCCTGGAACCATCGTGAAAGAAGAAACCCCCGGCATGGAATCGGTCGTCGTCCGCGGCGTGAGCCTCGAGCGCAACCAGGCCAAGGTCACCATCGACGACGTCGCCGACCGCCCCGGCATCAGCGCCGCCATCTTCGGAGCCATCGCCAGCGCGAACGTGATCATCGACATGATCGTGCAGAACGTCAGCTTCGATGGCATCACCGACATCTCCTTCACTCTCAGCGCAGCAGATCTTGCCAAGGCCGAAGCCGCCCTTAAGGCAGTGCTTCCCGGCCTCGGTGACAAGGCCCAGCTCCGTACCCAGAGCAGCATCGCCAAGCTCAGCGTCGTCGGCATCGGCATGCGCAGCCACAGCGGCGTCGCCGCCAAGATGTTCAAGGCCCTCGCGGATGCGAAGATCAACATTCAGATGATCTCCACCAGCGAGATCAAGACCGCCGTCATCGTGGACGAAATCGAAATCGAAAACGCCGCCCGCGTCGTGCATACGGCGTTTGGTTTGGACGCCTGA
- a CDS encoding CHRD domain-containing protein encodes MKHLFLVCMAAFSLAAAGSLSASTILFDLQGTGGVGLLNTSEPGSPAGGTGGEIGGGISYDDVTNLLTINVGWGSSQGFTDLSSLSNNSHLHGPTTNNNGNGFTETAGVLFNLTRSSNATTGGTITQTLTALSGAQETDLLNGKYYINIHTVNNGGGELRGFLVQAVPEPSRTLLGMLGVGLLMFRRSRKA; translated from the coding sequence ATGAAACATCTCTTCCTCGTGTGCATGGCCGCGTTTTCCCTCGCCGCCGCAGGTTCTTTGTCCGCATCGACCATCCTGTTTGACCTCCAGGGCACCGGCGGTGTCGGGCTGCTCAACACCAGTGAGCCTGGCAGCCCGGCAGGCGGCACAGGCGGAGAAATCGGCGGGGGCATCAGCTATGATGACGTGACCAACCTGCTGACCATCAACGTTGGCTGGGGCAGCTCCCAAGGCTTCACGGACCTGTCCAGCTTGTCCAACAACTCCCATCTCCACGGACCGACTACTAACAACAATGGCAACGGCTTTACCGAGACTGCCGGGGTTCTGTTCAATCTGACTCGCTCCAGTAATGCAACCACCGGTGGCACGATCACCCAGACTCTCACGGCACTCTCTGGGGCGCAGGAGACGGACCTCTTGAACGGCAAGTATTACATCAACATCCATACGGTGAACAATGGCGGTGGCGAGTTGCGCGGCTTCCTCGTCCAGGCCGTGCCAGAACCCTCCCGCACCCTGCTCGGCATGCTGGGCGTCGGTTTGCTGATGTTCCGCCGCTCACGCAAGGCGTGA
- a CDS encoding pseudouridine synthase: MLLAFYKPFDVLSQFTQEHPSHRTLAEFDFPPHVYAIGRLDRDSEGLLLLSDEAHWNDRLLNPRHAHPRTYHAQVDGEISDEALRQLRSGVDLKEFRTLPCKATRIDTEPAHPPRDPPIRFRKNIPTSWLELTLTEGKNRQVRRMTAAVGFPTLRLVRVSIGGLTLADLGLKPGQWRELSVQEQRQLHI; the protein is encoded by the coding sequence ATGCTGCTCGCCTTCTACAAGCCCTTCGACGTGCTCTCCCAGTTCACGCAGGAGCATCCCTCGCACCGCACGTTGGCTGAGTTCGACTTCCCGCCGCATGTGTATGCCATCGGCCGCCTGGATCGCGATTCTGAAGGCCTACTGCTGCTCAGCGACGAGGCGCACTGGAATGACCGCCTCCTCAATCCCCGCCACGCCCACCCGCGCACCTATCACGCGCAAGTGGATGGCGAGATCAGCGACGAAGCACTGCGCCAACTCCGTTCCGGCGTCGATTTGAAGGAGTTCCGCACGCTTCCCTGTAAAGCAACACGTATCGACACCGAACCCGCGCATCCGCCGCGCGATCCGCCCATCCGTTTCCGCAAAAACATCCCCACCTCCTGGCTCGAACTCACCCTCACCGAAGGTAAAAACCGCCAGGTTCGCCGCATGACCGCTGCCGTCGGCTTTCCCACGCTGCGCCTCGTCCGCGTGAGCATCGGCGGGCTGACACTGGCTGATTTGGGTCTCAAACCTGGTCAATGGCGGGAATTGAGCGTTCAGGAGCAGCGACAGCTTCACATCTGA
- a CDS encoding SpoIIE family protein phosphatase, translating to MSNPQPIASRQNVLIDVARRLSSTHDLVELVDHILKQSREVMDCEVCSILLPDGPNEDLLIRSTLDPINTMDVRVPKGKGIAGDVYATKKIVNIEDALSDPRHFRPSSDKSDLVTRAMLTIPLLDGDHCLGVMQAINPNHGAGFNAQDVEMFETFGSLIAVTLLRLESQKKAIQEAENRQQLSLAKEIQNSFLPAPQVRLDHIAVESFYEPASEVGGDFYFWHEIDDGKILLGVGDVCGKGLAAALDMARGTTLIASTAHLCVSMNLAEWMTTLNKRLCGVMKAGRFIAINAMLVCPKTRRVRLCCAGLPGAQVHDGKAWKEVPAPGNAPLGISCAARYEEYALPLSTGRHWMLFTDGILEVQNSAGEYFEDKAFAAALQHTNGGDDFLSHLVEQWRTFAHGANYQDDATVLTITDHSPPPPSELALSCHPDTLRLVREFIEAWAAYHGIRDDLTGLIVLGCDEVMSNICKYAYCTTSSERPACCRIESDAGSIRILIEHHGEGITNEDFQKLVAPPSTGQRIGGLGLHVISEIFDRVDFRREAGKSVIELMKSTSAASPG from the coding sequence GTGAGTAACCCACAGCCCATCGCCTCACGCCAGAACGTGCTGATCGACGTGGCGCGCCGTTTGAGCAGCACACACGATCTCGTGGAGCTCGTGGACCACATCCTCAAACAGTCGCGTGAGGTCATGGACTGCGAGGTGTGCTCCATCCTTCTGCCGGACGGCCCGAACGAGGATCTGCTCATTCGCTCGACGCTTGATCCCATCAACACCATGGACGTCCGCGTGCCGAAAGGGAAGGGGATCGCCGGGGATGTCTATGCGACGAAAAAAATCGTCAACATCGAGGACGCGCTCAGCGATCCCCGGCATTTCCGCCCGTCTTCGGACAAATCCGACCTCGTCACACGGGCGATGCTCACCATCCCGCTGTTGGATGGTGATCACTGCCTTGGTGTGATGCAGGCCATCAATCCGAATCATGGCGCCGGCTTCAATGCGCAGGATGTCGAGATGTTTGAAACCTTTGGCAGCCTCATCGCCGTGACGTTGCTGCGGCTCGAATCACAGAAAAAGGCCATCCAGGAGGCCGAAAACCGTCAGCAGCTCTCGCTCGCGAAGGAGATCCAAAACTCCTTTCTGCCAGCACCACAGGTCCGCCTAGATCACATCGCCGTGGAGAGTTTTTATGAGCCGGCGAGCGAGGTCGGCGGCGATTTCTATTTCTGGCATGAGATTGACGATGGTAAAATCCTCCTCGGCGTTGGCGACGTGTGTGGCAAAGGATTAGCAGCCGCGCTCGACATGGCCCGCGGCACTACCCTGATCGCCTCCACCGCGCATCTGTGTGTCTCGATGAATCTAGCCGAGTGGATGACGACGCTGAACAAACGTCTGTGCGGCGTGATGAAGGCGGGTCGCTTCATCGCCATCAATGCCATGCTGGTCTGCCCGAAAACACGCCGCGTGCGGCTCTGCTGCGCCGGACTGCCAGGCGCACAGGTGCATGATGGCAAGGCGTGGAAGGAAGTTCCTGCTCCTGGCAACGCGCCGCTGGGCATCTCATGCGCCGCACGTTATGAGGAATACGCGCTGCCTTTGAGCACCGGCCGCCACTGGATGCTTTTCACCGATGGCATCCTCGAAGTGCAAAACAGCGCGGGCGAATATTTTGAAGACAAGGCATTCGCTGCCGCTTTGCAGCACACCAACGGCGGCGACGACTTCCTGAGCCACCTCGTCGAGCAATGGCGAACCTTTGCTCATGGCGCGAACTACCAGGACGATGCCACTGTTTTGACGATCACGGATCACTCCCCGCCGCCGCCATCCGAACTCGCTCTCTCCTGCCATCCCGACACCCTGCGCCTTGTACGCGAGTTCATCGAGGCCTGGGCCGCTTACCACGGCATCCGCGATGACCTCACCGGCCTCATTGTGCTCGGTTGCGATGAAGTGATGAGCAACATCTGCAAATACGCCTACTGCACCACCAGCAGCGAGCGCCCCGCCTGTTGCCGCATCGAATCAGACGCGGGTTCGATTCGCATCCTCATCGAGCACCACGGTGAAGGCATCACCAACGAGGACTTTCAAAAACTGGTCGCTCCGCCCTCCACCGGCCAGCGCATCGGCGGTCTCGGCCTGCACGTCATCAGCGAAATCTTCGACCGCGTCGATTTTCGGCGGGAAGCGGGCAAATCGGTCATCGAACTGATGAAATCGACCTCGGCAGCATCGCCGGGTTGA
- a CDS encoding MlaD family protein, whose amino-acid sequence MKNKHDATVATLVILCSLVLLGALMFSISGDPWRKPHMRFSVDFEDVTGLHRNSNVLYSGAKVGIVERIEHLTPADRLVSHRPVRVHIAIFEKTPVPAHVNVLISAESMLGEKHIGLVREDDDGGQLADGVKLTSSSLGSMLEMMLPGGDVIIANIKSITADIKKITDPLGKGDASKKITNSLANIESFTQELKTVFAGDGKTPGFGQKLNTVADKLEETANGIQELVKGPKGAADKGLANRADAILANLEGFSKELNQTIAGTPGGNPGLKVRIEEITSELHNLLAGGEKASGPGLEKHLDTTMRKINTLVEEMNALVIWGEYITGTLAEKPSRLIFGSKENEVPTKEQIIEHMRRSQTPYPVRIKELESGAKPAPPTGGIPMPPESASPEEKKKGILEFFKRRE is encoded by the coding sequence ATGAAAAACAAGCACGACGCCACAGTGGCCACCCTGGTCATCCTTTGTTCCCTGGTGTTGCTCGGGGCTCTGATGTTCTCCATTTCCGGCGATCCATGGCGCAAGCCGCATATGCGCTTCTCCGTGGATTTCGAGGATGTGACCGGCCTGCACCGCAACTCGAACGTGCTCTACTCAGGCGCGAAAGTCGGCATCGTGGAGCGCATCGAGCACCTTACTCCCGCCGACCGTCTGGTTTCACATCGTCCTGTGCGCGTTCACATCGCCATCTTTGAAAAGACGCCGGTTCCTGCGCATGTGAACGTCTTGATCAGCGCCGAATCCATGCTCGGCGAAAAACACATCGGTCTAGTGCGCGAGGATGATGACGGCGGCCAGCTGGCTGATGGCGTGAAGCTCACCTCCTCCAGCCTCGGCAGCATGCTGGAAATGATGCTGCCTGGCGGCGATGTCATCATCGCCAACATCAAGTCGATCACCGCCGACATCAAAAAGATCACCGATCCGCTTGGCAAAGGCGATGCTTCCAAGAAAATCACCAACTCGCTCGCCAACATCGAGTCCTTCACGCAGGAGCTGAAAACCGTCTTTGCCGGTGACGGCAAAACACCCGGCTTCGGCCAGAAGCTCAACACCGTGGCCGACAAGCTCGAAGAAACCGCCAACGGCATCCAGGAACTCGTCAAAGGTCCGAAAGGCGCGGCGGACAAAGGTCTCGCGAACCGTGCGGATGCGATCCTCGCAAACCTGGAAGGTTTCTCGAAGGAGCTGAATCAAACCATCGCCGGAACTCCTGGCGGCAATCCCGGATTGAAGGTGCGCATCGAGGAAATCACCAGCGAGCTGCACAACTTGCTCGCTGGTGGTGAAAAGGCCTCGGGTCCCGGTTTGGAAAAGCATCTCGACACCACGATGCGGAAGATCAACACGCTGGTCGAGGAGATGAACGCCCTTGTCATCTGGGGCGAGTACATCACCGGAACGCTCGCCGAAAAGCCCAGCCGCCTGATCTTCGGCAGCAAGGAGAACGAAGTGCCCACCAAGGAGCAGATCATCGAGCACATGCGCCGCAGCCAGACTCCCTACCCCGTGCGTATCAAAGAACTCGAATCCGGCGCAAAGCCTGCTCCACCCACGGGCGGCATCCCCATGCCTCCTGAAAGCGCCAGCCCGGAGGAAAAGAAAAAAGGCATCCTCGAATTCTTCAAACGCCGTGAGTAA
- a CDS encoding ABC transporter permease translates to MIEAFRQYFALCGSLLYWLFAAPFRGKPWRIGHTFAQIVRIGVHAVPMSALTALTIGVVLAMQSAAQLAKLGATVYVPGLVSSSLIRELAPLVTAVIVIGRSGSSVTAELGTMKVSEEIEALEVMAIPPMSWLIVPRFLAMVIMMPLLTVFSIYVGLAGGWLISHFSLHMSTAFYVSHALQYVELRDVGIGLLKSGVFGVLVVTIACSIGLNVSGGAEGVGLATTRSVVVSLLSVFIANAVLTALFFF, encoded by the coding sequence ATGATCGAAGCATTCCGCCAATACTTCGCATTGTGCGGCAGCCTTCTCTACTGGCTCTTTGCGGCCCCGTTTCGCGGCAAACCGTGGCGTATCGGCCACACCTTCGCTCAAATCGTCCGCATCGGCGTGCATGCGGTGCCGATGTCGGCGCTCACGGCGCTGACCATCGGTGTCGTGCTGGCGATGCAGTCCGCCGCGCAACTCGCAAAGCTCGGCGCCACGGTTTATGTGCCGGGGCTGGTTTCATCCAGCCTCATCCGCGAACTCGCGCCGCTCGTCACGGCGGTGATCGTCATCGGCCGCAGCGGATCTTCCGTCACTGCCGAACTCGGCACCATGAAAGTGTCCGAGGAAATCGAGGCGCTCGAAGTCATGGCCATACCGCCGATGTCCTGGCTCATCGTGCCGCGCTTCCTCGCGATGGTGATCATGATGCCGCTGCTGACGGTGTTCAGCATTTACGTCGGCCTCGCCGGCGGCTGGTTGATCAGTCATTTCTCGCTGCACATGTCCACCGCCTTCTACGTGAGCCATGCGCTGCAATACGTGGAACTGCGGGATGTCGGCATCGGCCTGCTCAAAAGCGGCGTGTTTGGCGTGCTGGTCGTCACCATCGCCTGCAGCATCGGTTTGAACGTCTCCGGTGGTGCCGAAGGCGTGGGACTCGCCACCACACGTTCGGTCGTGGTCTCGCTGCTGAGCGTCTTCATCGCCAACGCCGTGCTCACCGCCTTGTTCTTCTTCTGA